atatatctcttgtTGCAGGCCGAGGATGTGGTTGCAATGACTATTGCCCTTTTCGTGGATTCCTAATTTTGGTTTACAAAAGGGTCGGTATTTAAATCTAGAGAGTTTGATGtgattattgcaaaaaaaaattgttgcaataacttattgcaaattttttttgttgcaattacttattgcaatgaaaaattTCATTGCAATAGAGCTTGATGAATTGAGTGATTCGATTCCAAAAGCCCTCCATGGCCAACctgttgcaataaaatttattttgtaataatatatttttcttattttctaattttatgttGCAATGACCATTGCCCTTTTCGTGGATTCTCAGTTTCAGTTTACAAAAGGGTTagtatttaaattcaaaaagtttgatgtGACTAGTGGCAGTAGAGGTATGtttctaatctttttattttctaataactAGTTtccaatttttgttattttctaatTTGAGGTTTATTTACATTGTTAGGGAGATGCAAGTTTCATCAAAGGTTATGGATTCCATAAATAGATAAGAGTGTTATAGTTTCTTGTGATGCAGCAATAAAATCTCATCCAAAGGAGATGGCTGCCACAACCTTTATAGCGAGGGACAAGCGTTCTATTCTCTTGTGTGTTGGAGTGTGTTGGGGATACAAGTTCAAGAAAAGCACTCAATTAGAGGAAGAGTCATTGAGGCTTTGGACTACTTTTTTTGGCTTAGAGAAAATCTATGACTGAATTGCATGTGGAGACGGATTTAACCACATTGCCAAGATAGTAAATTCTACGTATGGAGAAAAAGATATATCTTTTGATTCGAATTGGAGTTTCTTGAGTAGGTTCAGAGCAGAGATAGTAAGACCAAATAATATTTGGTTTGGAGTAGTTCATGGCTCGGTAAATAGGGTTACCCACAACTTGACATAATTGATTGCCTATACCACTTTattgaagaggaagaaaatCTGAATTTGGAAGTTTGGACTTTTAGGAAAGCTTTGAAGAGCAATGATACTTATAAAGTAGAAGTTCTAAAGGATCCCGCAACTTCTGTAGAAGTTCTAAAGGATCCTGTAATTTCTGTAGAAGTGGAGGTTGTAGAGAAGAACTCTCCAAGAGAGCTAAAGTTATGTGTAGCTCTAGACTCTGTTAGGAGGTGTTTAGAAGGCCATATGATTAAGGAGAAAGGATTTGTGGAGAATGACCTTGAGAAGAATATCAAAATTTCTAAGTTCAATTCATTAGATGAGACTAGGAGATTTTTTTTAGGTGTGATTGAAGGTAATATAGATTTTAAAGTGTTacaatgtattattttaaattgagatttctttttttaaattgaattttttttttttgcagatatTAGGCAAGGAATTAAAGATAAAGTTTTAGATGCTGTTGTATTCTAGTCTTGGAGTAAAAAGTTAACTGCACCAATTGTAGAGCTAGAGATCCTTATATTCTATGGCCCACAGACTGCTGGTTCATATGAAGATAAAATATTGTAAGGATAAGATAGATGATAATTACCTCTTAGAGTGtgaaaatttgatgaaaaactATGTATTGCATTACTTCTCTAAGTCAGAGTACATTAGATATTTATACAAGATATAAGAGTGTAACTGCATATGTGCTTCATGCTCTTCATTTACCTTCAAACCTTTTTacatgttgtttttttttttgggtgtgtgtatatatatatatttatttatatatattttttcttgttcaCATCTTAGGTTTAAAGCAATGAAATCACTGATTATCTTTTGGAGATGTCACTCGCCCAGACCTGGCacaaatttgttgcaataacttaTACCGTatcttattgcaacaaaatgtTTTGTTGCAATAACTATAGCAAAGAAATATTTTGTTGTGATAActtattgcaaattttttttgttgcaataacttattgcaatgaaaaattTCGTTGCAATAGAGCTTGATGAATTGAGTGATCTAGTCCCatctattgtaataaaatttattttgcaataatatatttttcttaatttctaattttaggTTGCAATGGCAATTGCCCTTTTCGTACAAAAGGGTCAGTATTTAAATCTGGAGAGTTTGATGTGATTAGTGGCAGTAGAGACAtgtttctaatcttttttttattttttaatacccTAGTTtccaatttttgttattttctaattttaggTTTATTTACATTGTTAAGGAGATGCAAGTTTCATTAAGAGTTATGGATTTCCTCAGCAGATAAGAGTGTTACAGTGTCTTGTGATGCAGCGATAAAATCTCTTCCAAAGGAGATGGCTGTCACAACCTTTATAGCGAGGGACAAGCGGTCTATTCCCTTGTTTGCTAGAGTGTGCTGGGAtacaaattcaagaaaaacacTCAATTAAAGGAAGAGTCATTGAGGCTTTAGACTACTTATTTGGCTCATAGAAAATTCTTGACTGAGTTGCATGTGGAGACGGATTTGGTCATGCTGCTAGGGATATTAAATTTTGGGTATAGAGAGAAATATGTATCTTCTTATCTAAATTGGAGTTTCTTAAGTAGGTTCAAAGAAGAAGTAGTGAAACCAATCGATATTTGGTTTGGAGTAGTTCGTGGTTCGGTGAATAGGGTTGCTCGCAACTCAAAATAGATTGGTTGCCTCTACCACATTCTTGAATTCTCTATTGTTGCAAGCCAAAGATGTGGTTGCAATGGTCATTACCCTTTTCATGGATTCCCGATTTCGGTTTACAAAAGGGTCAGTATTTAAATCTAGAGAGTTTGATCTAATTAATGACATATGTATGTTTctaatcctttttattttctaataccctactttccaatttttcttattttctaaacaccaacccatttaataatttttcattttcaaaaaaagaaaaaaaagaaagaaaaagaaaaagaggtagCAATTAATAAAGCCTTTAATTTCTTGGAAGAGAGCTAGTACTACGAACCAATTAATAAAGTCTGCTTCAACTTTTCATAAAAAGATTCCCAACTCCAACTACTCCTTAACTTTTCTGGTCCCTTGAAATTATGGCAGCCCAAAACAAGTCCTTATGTAAAGtgtaaattttttgaaacaaatgtTAGTCGGCTTCAACTTTTTATAAAGTGTTCCAACTAATCCCACTAATTGGACCCAATTGTGCCCACTTCCAACCCTAATTTCAGCTATACTCGTAAGGTAGCCATTGAAggttattccaaaaaaaaaagttgacatCGAAGGTCTTTCCGAGAAAATCAAATACATTAAAGTTTCTTTGGTGATCTAAATATGGGGAAGAAAAAGGTAAGTATGGTAAAGTATAGTAAACTACTTTGTTGCAATAACTTATACCGTAtcttattgcaataaaatgtttcgttgcaataaaaatattttcttgcgATAacttattgcaattttttttttgttgcaattacttattgcaatgaaaatttttgttgcaatagagCTTGACGGATTTCGTCACATTGCCGGGGtatatgtatgttttttttttttttttttttttttttttttttttttttttcttttttcttgttcaagTCTTAGGTTTCGATTATTGAAATCACTAAGTCTCTTTTGGAAATGTTAGTCACGCAAACTTGGCACAAAGTTGGAGAATTTCAAGGCCAACGATAAAGAGACAAGGGTATGTTTGTTTTCAttcataatgaatttttttttaatgattatgcTTTAATGTAGGACAAATTAGGGAGTTGTCTACATTTATTTGTGATGGATTTAGGGTTAGGAAAGAataagaattagagagaaatAAGGGCAGGGAGGTGGAATAGATGGAGAATAAGGTGTAAGAAAACAAAGTTCATAAAAAAGAACACGCTTGGAAAAGTGTGgctctatctcatttttctcGTTTTTCCATTTCTATTCTACTTGATCGTTGTAATATTTAAGTAATAATCTGATGCTAAtgttattatgaaaaatattttgagtatccaagaaaattatgaaaaataatcaTATTGAACATATATGAAAGTGCATATCTCAAGTAGGTTGACAAAATCTAAAACTCcttaaacaaatattttcttacCCATACTAAGTAGGTAGTCACCACTTTggatttgataataaattttctttagaCACATGTATTAAATAATTgtataaaaaccaataaaaatttgtcatgtatattaaatctaattagCATAATCAGTGTAAtcttataaattttcaattttttttaagctcaTTACAagactaggttttttttttttttttctccttccctTAAGGATGAATCTATTATTTTGGAGGTGAAactcttaaaaatatttattttgattaacaaaaaggaaaaaagaaaaacagaaagaCTATTAACCTTTTATGAGGAGCATGGCATAGAGGTGTCAGTGAAGAAGACCTATAAGCCAACAAATTGTATGTAGAAGCAAGTTATAAAGTCAAACATACGAGTCTCTTAAAGCAAAGTTGTGTTTAATTACGATTAGCTATTATAAAGCCAAGTTTTAATAATTCTCAGTAAGAAAAGGCTGTAACAGGACAATTCCTTTGTTAAGTAGGTCATACTTGAGAAGAGAAGCCCTCATCCAACAttagaaaacaacaaaaagattTTAAAGGAATAATTAAAGGAATAACAAATCAAGAAAGGCATGCTTCTCTAACAttatctaaaaacaaaaaaaacaaaaattaaaaattgatttgaagagCTTTGAAAAAGATTGGCCAGACAAACACCATGTAAATGGCTATGTTTATTTGGGTTGCTATGGTAAAGGTATTAgtaaggatttttatttatttattttttccttcttttcaaGTGAAAGttaagtgatttttttgtgagttttctcgagaaaagaaaatggtttttgtttgaatttgtgAGGTAAAGAGGGTTTCGAGAATTGGATGAAAAGGTTTACAAGTTGTTAGAAAAGAAAACGAGAAATCACAGAGGTTTTAAAGACATGAACTGAAGCCATGGAAAAAGCTTAATTATGCTTTCGCgaataaaaaatgttgtgacttgtaagttgtaacaagCCAGCTAGTAATACTTTTTTGGATTGgaagatttcaaattaaatttaataataagagatttgagatttaaatCTTAACTACATCATAAATCAAGTGGTGTATTGACTTGATGATAATGTTGTGAGGCATATCAAAATGCTCAAATCAATCATTACCTAAagtttaatttaataatttttgagtttcatattaaatcttgaatttttaaaattgttcgAATGTaagctttaaaattttttatatttgatttagggtttgttttaTTGAGTTTTATTAGGGGTTTAAAAATGTagattcaattaattaaaaccATACAGTTTAATTAATTGTAATCTTAGATATCAAAGTTTTCGAACATTTTGAGacaataaaattattgaaattataaGGTCTAGTTTAAAATCAgcttcttctaaaaaataaaaaaaataaaaaataaaaatcaggtagtttaaatataatttatgattatctaacttttttttcctttatgaaATGACAAGGGTCTAGCTGTGACTTCATTGGTTGGGCATAAATGTGGGCGTCCAACCTTATATGTTGAGTTTAGACCTTTCTTTTATGCAAGCTAAGTGGGAAAGGATGACagattataaagaaaaatttatgtgGCCTTGGTAATTTAGTCTATATTTGAGAATTTAATATTGTTCCCAaccattttattgtattcagtTGGCTCAACATATTTAAGTTGACTGAAAAGTATATGGTTGAGACACGATGAAGTTCAATGGCGGTGTCAAAGCTAAAAATCCCAAGTATTCATTGATCAATtgaatttgatttctcaaaaaaaaaaaaaaaaatttgaatttgatttgatttccaGGATGGGGCCCCTTAATTGTATTAGAAGTTCTCATTAGAAATCAGAAAAGGACCAATATCCAATACCTCAATGAGAGTAATGCAAGATGGAGAGCTTGAAATTACTAGTTTTTGGTAGTAGATGGAtagcccttttttttaaaatatatatatatatatatatttatattataaatataaatttttgacTTATGATGTTTACTTTTGATAATTGTGCTCTTTAGTAGATTAAGGCAttaatcggtttttggtgtagatggGGATTgtaccctagatctcttattcaaccatcagaaattttattagttgagaTAACTGGAACCCACTGAGCTTAATAACTCATTCGATGGTATTTTGCCTTACATGCAAGCCATGAGTCATGAGTGTTATGGTAGGGAACTATGATGGAGAGCTTGAGCTTGAAGCTTGAAGCCTGATTTTCAACATACATTAAGAAACTAGTAAAGGAGAAAGCTATAGAAACATGGGATGGGAGAATGGTGGATCAAAAATTGAAGCAATTACTATTGATATCAcatattaatctttttttttttttttcgataatttttttaataaaataaattaaaacttaattttttattaggatTTAACACAAACCCTGATCCTTATACACCTCTATCTCTATTTAATTggacattatttttagaaatactGTTTTCAAACCAAGCCCATATTCTGGCCCAAAAaggataaagaagaaaagaagcccAGATAAATTTCAACCATAGTTGGGCTTAAAGTTAAACTCACCCACATCCAGATGGGTCCCAAACTCTCCCACCACCAGAACAAGATAACTCCAACGTGGCAAGAAGCTAAGGTCCATGTTGGATTTAACAGGCAACAAGGTCAGCCACAAAACTTGCCCCAAAAATCCACAATGACACAATTTcccattcataaaaaaaaaccatgtccAGCTTCACTAACACAAGCACTGCTCCAATTCATGCCCAACTCACCAAACCACACAGACATGATCACAGGAAGAAAAGCTCAGTCCCAACTGTCAGAGCCTCATTTCCTAGTGAACAAAATGTGAAACATAGAAGAAACTTTGTAGCAACATTGTTAgcaacttcaatggcagcaattgGTGTACATGGCACACCAATTGCACTTGCTCAGAATTGGGGTACACGTTCATTTCTAAAGGAACGTTATTTTGAGCCAGGGTTATCACCAGAAGATGCAGTGGCTAGGATTAGACAAACTGCTGAGGGGTTACATAGCATTAGGTACATGTTGGACACCATGGCTTGGAGGTATGTCTTATTTTACATTCGATTAAAGCAGGCCTATCTTTCTCAggatatgaaaaatgttatgtctcTGTTGCCGGAAAATCGCCGGAAGGATTATGTTAAAACTGCAAATGAGTTGGTGGATAACATGATGGAGGTATGTTGTTTGTGTATCCTTTAAGAGTTTATGGCAATCTTCATCGTATTTGATTTGGTagcaaataaaaatttgactttGCTCATTGTTGACACTTGACATTAAATTGGTGAGACTGAGACTAGTTTAGAAAATTATTAAGGCTTTTATGATAAGAATATCCAAAGGCACATGTATTTGTTAGAATTTATGTcgaaaattagagagagaaaggaagcaGGTGCACATAAAAATTTAAGTGGTTCGACTTGGCCTATATTCATAAACAATTACATCTTTACTGTTTTGAATTGTATGTTTCAATGGGCCCATTAAAGATATAAGTGATAGACTAAACTCTAAATTAATTTCAGAATTACTTTACATGTATTAGAAGTAATGTTACTACAAGTATGATTATGGTTACTTTATTAAGCTCTGCGACTAGGTTATAGTACATTGAATCTAAATTAGTTATACAACCTAATCCAACCTTATGCCTGGATATCTCTAATATACATTTGACATATTAATTGTAATATAGTTCTatctttattattgttcttTAATGTGTTGGGAAATTTTGTTGTACATGGTAGAAGAGACCTTCTATCTTTGAAAGGTGAAGTTTCACCAAGTAAAAAGAATTCGGGATTTTACAAGTTATCAACAGAACTACTAGTGAGATTTCCTGTTTCTGTATTTatttaactaacttttttttttttcccagctTGACTATTTTGTCCGCACGCCGAAAGTATATGAATCATACCTATATTACGAGAAGACATTAAAATCAATAGATGATCTTGTGGCATTGTTAGCCTAGTACAAGATGGAGTTTTATGAGTGCTAAAATGGGGGCATGGCTGCAGTTCTCAATCAATTGGAAACTTGAGATTTCCAGTCAATTTAAGGTGATTACAagaaaaatgttgaatttcACTGGACTTTTGTGCTGAACTCTGCAATTTGTTGATTATTATGTAAGGTGTAGATTGAAGgaatatatagttatataccATAGCTTAAGATCAGGTTATATTGTTATGTGCATGGGAATATTTATAAGAATAGGAAAAACATGTCTATAAAATAACAAAGCCCAAAACTCCAACAAGAGTCTATACAAACACATTATAAGAAGTTCATAGACATGACTTCTGACATACTTTATATTACCATTACAGAGAGAAATGTTAAGGGCACAATTTTCATAACTTGTTAACATGACAAGTTTTGATCAAAATAACATCAGTTTACAAGGATTAAACTACTGACACCACATTATATTATGTACCAATCGTAATAGGTTACGTAAgcagttgtgaaaatttttatctAGATTTATGGTTTCAGAACCCTTATAAATGAACATGGATGTCTGTATGTCATAGATTAGCATCTAGAAATAGCCACAGCAGAGGTAACAATTAGCAGCATGAATATGAGTATTCCTCCAAAAGAGCCAATCAAAGATCCAGAAGTGCGCTCACAGAAGGAATTGAATTGTTGGCAGATTGCAACCCAATTTGCACTAGCATTCCCATTGTGTGCCAAGTATACTATTGCTGTTGCTGCAGAAGCTCCAGCAGTAAGAAGAGCCAACATTACCTTAACAAAAGTTGAAACACATTTTCATTAGAAATCTTAAGATTCTTTAATTATGTGCATAAtagattgtaaatttttttttttaatgtggattaaataaattttttcctgATGTAGACAAAATGATGTAGTTTTATTGTATGATTGTTTTGAGATTATGTGGTACTTAAGAAATACATAAGCATTGGGTATATGGACAAAAGGGTCTATTTCAAAACGAGACATAATATTAAGAGACACAATCAAATTATCCCAAAATTTAAgggtgtaaattgtaatttagtagcacaaaaaaaggaaatgagattttttttattgaaaaggGAGATGAACCAAGAGTCTTTTAGCACAAGTACTAGTACTTTTCAATATTTCTAATAGAGGAATTCAAGATTTAAAACCCTCTtctcaaattattaaaaaaagaaaaggaaaaaggaaaaaaaaagttagagagGAGATAAAGATTGACGTTGTCTTTATATATAAAGCAGGCCACTAAGCTAAATGGTAAAGAATAAAATTATGGTCTCAACCAAGTTAGTCTAATATAATGATACAACATATTTgtattctttatcttttttatatatatatatatatatatatttatatattt
This genomic stretch from Quercus lobata isolate SW786 chromosome 3, ValleyOak3.0 Primary Assembly, whole genome shotgun sequence harbors:
- the LOC115978697 gene encoding photosynthetic NDH subunit of lumenal location 2, chloroplastic gives rise to the protein MSSFTNTSTAPIHAQLTKPHRHDHRKKSSVPTVRASFPSEQNVKHRRNFVATLLATSMAAIGVHGTPIALAQNWGTRSFLKERYFEPGLSPEDAVARIRQTAEGLHSIRYMLDTMAWRYVLFYIRLKQAYLSQDMKNVMSLLPENRRKDYVKTANELVDNMMELDYFVRTPKVYESYLYYEKTLKSIDDLVALLA